The Pseudomonadota bacterium region GTAGAAGATCGCGGCCGCGCCGACCTCGATGTCCACGAACCCCGGCTTCGGGAAGTAGGGATCGCCGCTCGGGCTCGCGACCTTGTAGATGATGTGCCCGTAGCCGACGCCGGCGAACGCCGAGAGGCGCATGGCGCCGCCCGCGAGGATCGGCTTCTGGAGGAAGGTGAACCGGGCGCGCGCGTTGGCGAGCCACGCCTTGGCGATGTGCTTGGTCAGGATCTCCACCGCCTCGTCGGAGTCGGTCAGCGCGACGCTCTTCTTGGCCGCGTCCTCGTCGAGCGGGTTGTCCTCGTCGCCGGGCGACATCCCGTCGACCTCCGTGCATTTCAGTCCGTTCGCCGTGTCCAGGTCGCCGCCGGCCGCGTCCCAGCAGCTCTGGTTGTCGACATCGAAGCTCTTGAACTTCATGAGGTCGATGCGCCCCGAGATCTCCACCGAGAGCCAGTCGAGCTTCGGGATCTGGAGCCCGACCGCGAGCCGGAGCGGCACGCCGCCGAAGGCGAAGCCCGAGGGCTTCTTGGTGTAGGTCTCCACGACGTTGTCGCCGCCCTCGTTCTCGTGCGTGGTGAACGTGATCTCCTGCGACATCGCGCCGAAGCCCACGCCGCCGGACACGTTGACGTAGAACTTCTGCGGGCCGCGCGGGCCTTTGGGAGCGCTCCCGTCGGGCTCGCAGATGCCGGCCTCGCCGCACACGAGCCCCTCGGCGCAGCCGGTGGCCGGGTCGCACACCTCGCCGTCGCCCGGCTTCGCGCCCTGGCCGCACGTCTTGTCCCACGGCGGGCACTGCGTGCACTCCTGGGGGACCGGGAACCCGGCGATCCCCGGCAGCGGGGACGACTCGGGGGTCATGACGACGTTGAACGGCCCCTGGGCGGACGCGTGGCCGCAGATCAGGTTGCCGAGGCGGTCGTACCCTTCGATGTAGTAGTTGATGGTGGCCGGGTCGTAGAGCCGGATCTCGCCCTCGTCGCAGCTCACCTGCGCGCCGAACCCCCGCCCGGAGGGCGTGACCGTCAGCTCCTTGTACTGGGGCGAGCCGTCGAACGCGAACCTGACGACGAGCTTGGCGAGCCGCGCCTGCATCGCGGGATCGAGCTCCATGTAGAGCGGCACCTCGTAGCGCTGCTTCACGTCGGTCGGCGCCGTGTGCACGCCGCACACCGGCACCCCGGGATCGGCGGCCCCTCCCTGCGGCGGGCCGGCCTGGGCGCCGCCGGGCAGGACGATCGTGCTCAGGACGTTCGGGCAGTTGGCGGGCGTCGCCTGCTGCTTCGCCATCATGAATACGGCGTCGATGTCCGGGGTCGACATGAGCGGATCGATCATGATGCCCGAGTCGAGGCAGAGCGCGGTCGCGAAGTCGCGCTGCCCGCTCGCGTTGTCGCCCGAGCCGCCTATCCGGATCGTGCCGTACGCGACGTAGAGGCGCGCGAGGGTCGCCTTGTCGAGGTCCGGAGAGTAGCCGAGCGCCTCCTCGAGCGCGCCGGTGGCCGCCGTGAGATCGAGGTTCGAGTACGCGTCCATCGCCTCCTTGACGAGCCCGGAGACCTTCCGCTTGGCCTCGGCGTTCCCCTCGCCGAGCGCGGGCGCCGCGGCGAACGTCACGGCGATCGCGAGCCAGAGCATCGACGAAAGCGGCTTGATCGAACGCGAATCGACTCGTCCCATCACGACTCCTGAACGGCTGCGAGAACGCCGCGCCCGGTGGCCGGGCCACCTTTTCATTTCACGGCGTTCATTCCGGAAAACCGGGTCGAACGTTTCAAAGAGAATGACCCTCAACGACGTCGTTTGTCAATAACGGAGGGGCGCGAAAACCGTTCGCTCTGGAGTTTTGAAACGCCGTGAGAAATGCTCGGCGGGCGCGCTATCAGAACTGGAACGCGAGGCCGGCCTGGATGTCGATGTTCGGAAGAATCATCATACCTTCCTGCCCAAAAAGAAAATCAAGTGTCACACCAAAATTAACCCCAAAATTGTCAATAAACCAGTAGTACCCATCCATCCCAACTTCCGCATCAAAACCCTTCACCTCGCGGAAGAAGTGCGTGATCCTGCCGCTCGATCCGTTCCAACCGTCCTCGTCTACGAAATCCTTGTCACCATCGCCGTCGAGGCAGATCAGCTGGCCTTCCTCGTACTCGACCCCGTCGTCGGTCTCCCATTCGCTCGTGTCGCCGCTGTACTCGTAGCCGTCGTCGTCGGCCTCGACTGGCTTGCAGTCCTTGTACTCCACTCGGCTCTGGAAAATTCCAAAACCAAGACCTGTAATGATATGGAGTTGGAAACCTGTACCGTCATCGTCGCCTACTACCCTAAACGAAGTGAGGAGAAGAAAGGACGGCGCGAACGGCATCACATGTTCTCTGTTTTGCGAAACCGCCGCCGGAGTCGCGTATTTTTCTAACGCCATGCCGCCGCGGAACATGAGCCCCACCCCAAGCCAAGGCACCGGTGGAATACTAATCATCGGGTTGGCGCGAATGTGCAGTTTGTCGAACGCGAAGCCGGTCGCGATCTTGAGATCGCCCTTGGAGACCTGGTTGTAGGGCTTTTCGCTGCCCCCCGTGACGACCCCCGCGCCGGTGCCGGCGTTGATCGACATGCGGAAGTGCGACTTGAAGTCGCCGCCGCCGCCGCCGCCGCCCTCGGACGTCGTGCACATCTCCCCGACGCACGCCATTCCGGAGCAGCACTCGGCGTCGTTGTCGCACAGATCCCCCAGCTGCTTGCAGGAGGCGTTGCAGTCCGGGTTCCACGGCGGGCACTCGGCCGTGCACGCGCCCGGCGGCGTCTCGTTGGGCAGCGCCGGCGGCGGCACGGTGAGCGTCTGGACGATGCTGATCTGGTACGGCTGCATCTCGCTCGCCGCGGTGCCGAGGAGCTGGTTCGCGGGATCGAGCACGGCGATGTAGTACTCGATGCCGATCGGCTCGAGCGTCGTGAGCACGTCGCACCCGATCGTCGCGGCGTAGCCGGACGTGTGCTGCTGCATCTGCACCTGCTGGTAGATGCGCTCGCCCACCGTGCGGTAGAACAGGATGACCTGCCCGACCGACACGTTCGGGTTCACCTCGGCGAAGATCGGGATCGGCACCATGCGCGCCTGCTGCGTGACCTGCATGTGGCGGATGACCTGCATCGCCTGCGGCTGCGGTTGCGGATACTGGGGCTGCGGCTGCGGGTACTGCGGCTGCGGTTGCGGCTGGGGCTGCGGCTGCGGGTAGACCGGCGGCGGCGGCACCGGCGCCGCGCCCGAGCACGCGCCCGGCGCCTGCACCTGCCCCTGCGCCGCGTTGAACAGCATCTGGATGTCCGGCGTCGTGTTCAGCGGATCGAGCATCACGGTGCGATCCTGGCACAAGGCCTTCTTGAAGTAGTCGAGCGCGCCGGCGTTGTTGCCCATGCCGCCCGCCTCGACGATGCCCAGGTTCGCGTAGGTCCTCGCGAGCGGCTGGCCGCGGACGCCGTACTGGTTGCACGTCGCCTCGGCCTGCTGGAGGAGCTGTTTCGCCTCCGCGAACCGCAGGTCGCCGTACATCGCCATCGCCTGCTGGTTGAGCTGGAGCACCGTGCCCTGCGGTCCCCCGGCCTGCGCGCGGGCCTCCCCGCCCGCGGCGAGCAGCGCGAGCGACACGGCCGCAGACAACACCACGAACGTCGGAATTCCTCTCATTGGCAGCATCCGTTCCTACTCGTTCTGTGGGACGTCCGTCCGCACGAATTCGACGCGCCGGTTCGCCGCCCGGCCGTCGTCGGTCAGGTTCGTGTCCACCGGCTTCTCCTCACCCCATCCCTGCGACGTCAACCGGCCCTTGCCGATCATCCCCTTCTTGACGAGGTGATCCAAGACCGCCTTGGCGCGCTTGGTGCTCAGCTTCTTGTTGTACTTGTCGTTGCCGCGGCTGTCCGTGTGCCCCTCGATGCTCAGGGTGATCTCCGGGTTGTCGCGGAGCACCTGCGCCACGGTCGAGAGGATCGGGAACGAGTCCGGCAGGATCTTCGCCTTGTTGTAAGCGAAGTGAATCATCTGGTTGATCCGGATGTGCGTCTCCGTGATCTCCACGCCCTCGTACCTCTTCGGGCAGCCCTTGTTCGCCTTGTCGCCCTTCACGTTCGGGCACTCGTCGTCAGGATCGAGCACCTCGTCCGCGTCGTTGTCGTTGTCCGGGCAGCCGTCCTCGTCCTCGTACCCGTCCGGATCCTCCGGGTTGTCGATGCACTTGTCGCGCGTGTCCGGGATGCCGTCCGCGTCGTTGTCGTCGTCGGGGCAGCCGTCCTCGTCGAGGTAGCCGTCGCGATCCTCCGCGTCGACGACGCACTGGTCGGCGGAGTCCATGATGCCGTCCCCGTCGGTGTCCTGATCCTCCGGGCAGCCGTCCGTGTCCTCCACGCCGTCGAGGTCCTCGGCCTGGTCCGGGCACCTGTCCACGTCGGCGCAGATGCGGTCGTCGTCCGCGTCGACGCACTCCGGCGGCAGCGGCGCGGCCACGACGACGGCGAGCCCCGCGCACTTCTCCGGCGGCGAGCTCGCCTCGGCCTTCTCGAGGTTCGACATCGCGACCTCGTAGTGATCGCGGGCCCGGCTGCTCATCCCCTGCGAGATCTCGAGCGACGCGAACTTGAGGTTCGACTTGGCGAGCGCGAGCTCCTTGGGCGCGCAGGTGTAGGCGCCGTTGCGCTCCACCTGCTCGACGCGGCTTTGGGCCGACTCGATGCCGCCCTTGAGCCGGGCCGTCTCCGCGCACCCGAGCTGGGCGACGGCGATCAGCGCGAGCGCGGCCGCGGCGACGAGGCTGTGCGACGACGGTGCACGCATCTAGCGCCCCCTCTCGCGGCTGTACCGGAGCGCGATCTCCCGCGCGCTGCGCGCGAACGACCGCGCCTCGCGCGCGTACTCGATCGCGGCTTCGTAGTCGGAGTAGCCGACCTCCTCGCGCGCCTTGTGCAGGAACTCGACGGCGGAATAGTACTCGTACGGCGCCGCGCACTGCGGCTTCCCCTCGAGGGAGGAGGCCGAGGGCTTCGCGGTGTCGGTCGTCGCGATCGCGGTGCCCGGATCCGGTGCCGACGCCGCGGCGACGGGCGAGCGCGCCTCCAGCTGGGCGTCGGTGCAATGGGCGCCGGCGACCTCGGCGGCGGCGACGGCCTGCGAGGCCTCCACGATCACCACGGTGTATTCGATAGGGGCGCACCCAGCGAGCAACAGGACGACGAACGACACGACGGGCACGGATAACCTACCGTTCACGAGCGTCCTCCCTTGTTCACATTCCAACCGTACGGGACCCTTGAGAATTAACCTTAGTTATCAAACTCGTTCTTCCACGTCAACATGAGGTGGGACCGGCTCAGGAGGCGGAGCCGGGGTTGGCCGGCGCGAGCGCGCCTCGGATGATGCGCGCGATTCGGTTCACGGTCCGAAACTCCGGGATCAGGTCCTCGGTCAGCTCGACCGCGAACTCCTGCTCCAGCTGGGCCAGGAGCTCGAGGCGCGCCATCGAGTCCATCCCGAGCGCGGCGAGATCGTCGTCCGGCCCGAGGGCGGCGCCGGACGAGACCTTCGAAAGGACGAAGGCGACCCGCTCCCGGATCCGCGCGAGCTCCTCGTCGCGCCGCGCGCCCGCCCCCGAAGCGTCTTCGTTCGGGGTCATCCGCGCTTCGCCTCCCGCCACGCGCCCTCGAGCTCGTCCGGCGACAGCGCGCCGAGCTCCCGGCCCGAGGCGCGCACGAGCGCCTCCATCGCCGCGAAGCGCGTCGCGAACGTCCCGCAGCCCTTGCGCAGCGCCTCCTCCGGCAGGTGGCCGAGGTGGCGCGCCCACTGCGCGACGGCGAACAGGAGATCCCCGAGCTCGTCCTCGACCTGTCCGGGATCGCCTGCCGCGATCGCCTCGTCGACCTCGCGCAGCTCCTCGGCGACCTTGTCGCGCACGCCCGCGGCGTCGGGCCAGTCGAAGCCCACCCGGCCGGCCTTCTCGCCCATCCGCGCCGCCTTCTGCAGCGCCGGGAGGCTCCGCGGCAGCCCGTCGAAGAGGCCGCGGCCGGCCTTCTCGCCCTTCTTGATCTTCTCCCAGTTGACGAGCACCTCGCCGGCGCCGCTCACCGCGGTCTCGCCGAAGACGTGCGGGTGCCTGTGCACGAGCTTCCGGCTCAGGCCCGCGACCACGGCCGCGATGTCGAACGCCCCCCGCTCGGCGCCGATCTGCGCGTGCAGCAGGATCTGCAGGAGCACGTCCCCGAGCTCCTCGCGCATCTCGTCGTCGCTCTTCCGGTCAACGGCGTCGAGCAGCTCGTACGACTCCTCGATCAGGAACGGCTTCAGCGTCTCGTGGGTCTGCTCGCGATCCCAGGGGCAGCCGCCGGGGGCGCGGAGCCGCCGGATGATCTCGACGAGCTCGGCGAACGCCTTCTCGGCGCCCCGGGGTTCCTCGCTCTCGCGGTTCGCGCTCACGGCGACAACGGGTAGCACGGCGACACCGCGCGGGCAAGCGGCGCGGTCTCCGCGCCCGGGGTCAGATCTGCGGGGTGTAGCTCGGCCGCGAGAGGCTCTTCGGCGGCGAGTTGGTGAGGTAGATCGGCTGGCCGGTCGACTCGAGCACCGATCGCCACATGTCTCCTTCCGGGTCGACGTTCTTCCTATGGCCCGCGAGCCGCTCTAGCGGGATGTGCGTGAACCGCCCGTGCGAACGGCCGACCGCCATCCCCGTGCGCCCCGACATCCCGGCGTGCGCCGCGGCCTGCGCGAGGTAGCCGCAGAAGATCGAGTCGGTCGAGCACGGCGGCGCGGAGCGGATCATGTAGCTCGGGTCGATGTACTTGAGCGACAGCTTGACGCTCTTCGCGAACCGCTCCTGGATCCGGTCCTTGAGGAAGACGCCGATGTCGCCGAGCACCGCGTTGCCGGACGCGTCGGTCCGCCTCTCCGCCTCGAGGTGGCTCTGGCCGGCGCCCTCCGCCACGACGATCACCGTGAACTTCCGCTGCGCGAACCTGTCCTCCAGGTAGGCGTAGACGCCGCCGTCGCCCTCGAGATCGAAAGGCAGCTCCGGGATGAGCACGAGGTTGACGTTGCGCATGGCGAGCGCGGCGTTCGCCGCGATGAAGCCCGACGCGCGGCCCATCAGCTTGACGAGCCCGATGCCGTTGACCGTCGACAGCGCCTCCGCGTACGCGGCGCTGATCGCCTCGGCCGCGAGCCCGACGGCGGTGTCGAACCCGAAGGTCTGATCCACGAGCGGGATGTCGTTGTCGATGGTCTTCGGGATGCCGACGACGCCGATCTTCGCGCCCCGCCGCGCGACCTCCTCGTGGATCCGGAGCGCGCCGCGGAACGTCCCGTCGCCGCCGATCGCGAACAGGAGGCCGATCCCCATCCGCTCGAGCGTGTCGACCATCGCGGCCGGATCCTGCGGCCCGCGCGACGTGCCGAGCACCGTGCCGCCCATCGTGTGGATGTCGCGCACGCGCTCCGGCGTCAGCTCGACGACCGGGTGCCCCTCCTGCGGGACGAGGCCGGCGAACCCGTACCGGAACCCGTGGATGCGGCGCACCCCGTACCCGTGCCAGAGCGCCATCACGAGGCCGCGGACCACGGTGTTCAGTCCCGGGCAGATGCCGCCGCAGGTCACGATGCCGACCCCGAGCAGCAGAGGGTCGAAGAAGATCTTCTGCCGCGGCCCGGCGAGCTCGAGGAGCGGGGGCGTCCCGCCGGCGCGGAGGCTCTCCGCGATCTTGGACCACTCCACGTCCGCCACGATGCGCGAATCGTCGGCCGTGAAATCGACGACGTTGTCTCCCGGATCGGTGCCGAGCTCGAGCGGCGAGTCCAACGTCGCGGGCCCGAGCTTCTCGATTTCGAAGTTGTGCTTCATCGCATGCTCCTCGTTCCGGCTGGGCGCGCCTTCCCCTGCGTCGCGCCGGACCATGTTGCGTCGCCGCGAACGCGCCGTCAATGTTGACACCCCCGGCGCCGTGGGTTCAAAGACGGGCATGATCGCGAACGAGAAGGCGCTCCACGATCTCGAGTGGGGCCGGCTCCTCTCCCACCTCGCGGCGCGCTGCGCG contains the following coding sequences:
- a CDS encoding phosphopantetheine-binding protein, with translation MTPNEDASGAGARRDEELARIRERVAFVLSKVSSGAALGPDDDLAALGMDSMARLELLAQLEQEFAVELTEDLIPEFRTVNRIARIIRGALAPANPGSAS
- a CDS encoding OmpA family protein, with product MRAPSSHSLVAAAALALIAVAQLGCAETARLKGGIESAQSRVEQVERNGAYTCAPKELALAKSNLKFASLEISQGMSSRARDHYEVAMSNLEKAEASSPPEKCAGLAVVVAAPLPPECVDADDDRICADVDRCPDQAEDLDGVEDTDGCPEDQDTDGDGIMDSADQCVVDAEDRDGYLDEDGCPDDDNDADGIPDTRDKCIDNPEDPDGYEDEDGCPDNDNDADEVLDPDDECPNVKGDKANKGCPKRYEGVEITETHIRINQMIHFAYNKAKILPDSFPILSTVAQVLRDNPEITLSIEGHTDSRGNDKYNKKLSTKRAKAVLDHLVKKGMIGKGRLTSQGWGEEKPVDTNLTDDGRAANRRVEFVRTDVPQNE
- a CDS encoding ATP-dependent 6-phosphofructokinase translates to MKHNFEIEKLGPATLDSPLELGTDPGDNVVDFTADDSRIVADVEWSKIAESLRAGGTPPLLELAGPRQKIFFDPLLLGVGIVTCGGICPGLNTVVRGLVMALWHGYGVRRIHGFRYGFAGLVPQEGHPVVELTPERVRDIHTMGGTVLGTSRGPQDPAAMVDTLERMGIGLLFAIGGDGTFRGALRIHEEVARRGAKIGVVGIPKTIDNDIPLVDQTFGFDTAVGLAAEAISAAYAEALSTVNGIGLVKLMGRASGFIAANAALAMRNVNLVLIPELPFDLEGDGGVYAYLEDRFAQRKFTVIVVAEGAGQSHLEAERRTDASGNAVLGDIGVFLKDRIQERFAKSVKLSLKYIDPSYMIRSAPPCSTDSIFCGYLAQAAAHAGMSGRTGMAVGRSHGRFTHIPLERLAGHRKNVDPEGDMWRSVLESTGQPIYLTNSPPKSLSRPSYTPQI
- a CDS encoding DUF4398 domain-containing protein, coding for MNGRLSVPVVSFVVLLLAGCAPIEYTVVIVEASQAVAAAEVAGAHCTDAQLEARSPVAAASAPDPGTAIATTDTAKPSASSLEGKPQCAAPYEYYSAVEFLHKAREEVGYSDYEAAIEYAREARSFARSAREIALRYSRERGR
- the mazG gene encoding nucleoside triphosphate pyrophosphohydrolase, which codes for MSANRESEEPRGAEKAFAELVEIIRRLRAPGGCPWDREQTHETLKPFLIEESYELLDAVDRKSDDEMREELGDVLLQILLHAQIGAERGAFDIAAVVAGLSRKLVHRHPHVFGETAVSGAGEVLVNWEKIKKGEKAGRGLFDGLPRSLPALQKAARMGEKAGRVGFDWPDAAGVRDKVAEELREVDEAIAAGDPGQVEDELGDLLFAVAQWARHLGHLPEEALRKGCGTFATRFAAMEALVRASGRELGALSPDELEGAWREAKRG